The region taaatttgaaagttcCTTTTCAACCAGTCATAAATTTTCTGGAATGTCCATAGCAAATGTCAACCATATTTATTTTCGGTTGTCCcgatgtaaatataaaatatttagatgagCTATTTATAAGTCTGCATATCTTATATTTGATTTGCtgatattttcaaacgatttACATCATATTAAGTGGGATTGATAAACTAAATCGAGATGATGTTTAGTTTCAGTCATGTCTTTTCCTACAAAGGAGGAGCGCGCTCAATGTTGGGGTGCCCGTGATAAATACTGGGAGTGCCTAGATACGAATTCGAAAAAAGAAAGTGTGTGTCAAGAATTCAGGAAGCTTTATGAAAAATCGTGTTCGGCACAGTGGGTCAAACATTTCGACCGTAAACGGGATTATCTGAAATTCAAGGAGAAAATCGAAAAGGACGGGTATGAGCCTTTAAATGAGAATAACATTAAGTAgcgcaaattgttgttttgtagtcttagaattgtaattaataaattgtgagatttattctgtgttttattgtattacagaattccaaataaaatcataaaagatGGGTGTTTTCAAAGGCGGAGGGTGTATCAGGATATAGCCTGTCATTAGAATATCAAAGTTACTGATGCTGTGATATGGatcaataaatgtataaatatattcaa is a window of Aethina tumida isolate Nest 87 chromosome 7, icAetTumi1.1, whole genome shotgun sequence DNA encoding:
- the LOC109607729 gene encoding cytochrome c oxidase assembly factor 6 homolog isoform X2, translating into MSFPTKEERAQCWGARDKYWECLDTNSKKESVCQEFRKLYEKSCSAQWVKHFDRKRDYLKFKEKIEKDGIPNKIIKDGCFQRRRVYQDIACH